From the genome of Streptomyces sp. NBC_01116, one region includes:
- a CDS encoding DUF742 domain-containing protein: MTPPPASPDPYGALHHASYDGEGDQPLVRPYAMTGGRTRPRYQLAIEALVSTTADPAHLGTLLPEHQRICHLCREVKSVAEVSALLSMPLGVARILVADLAEAGMVAIHQPGNGEAGGTPDVTLLERVLSGLRKL; encoded by the coding sequence ATGACCCCGCCACCCGCCTCACCCGATCCGTACGGCGCACTGCACCACGCGTCGTACGACGGGGAAGGCGACCAGCCGCTGGTTCGTCCTTATGCCATGACCGGCGGCCGGACCCGGCCGCGCTACCAGCTCGCGATAGAGGCACTGGTCAGCACGACGGCAGACCCCGCGCATCTGGGGACCCTGCTCCCCGAGCACCAGCGGATCTGCCACCTCTGCCGTGAGGTCAAGTCGGTGGCGGAGGTGTCGGCGCTGCTGTCGATGCCGCTCGGCGTCGCCCGGATCCTGGTGGCGGACCTGGCGGAAGCCGGCATGGTGGCCATCCACCAGCCGGGCAACGGAGAGGCCGGCGGCACGCCGGATGTGACACTGCTCGAAAGGGTGCTCAGTGGACTTCGCAAGCTCTAG
- a CDS encoding roadblock/LC7 domain-containing protein, whose protein sequence is MSQAAQNLNWLITNFVDNTPGVSHTVVVSADGLLLAMSEGFPRDRADQLAAVASGLTSLTAGASRIFEGGAVSQTVVEMERGFLFLMSISDGSSLAVLAHPDADIGLVGYEMALLVDRAGTVLTPDLRAELQGSLLH, encoded by the coding sequence ATGAGTCAGGCCGCGCAGAATCTGAACTGGCTGATCACCAACTTCGTGGACAACACCCCAGGGGTGTCCCACACGGTGGTGGTCTCCGCGGACGGCCTGCTGCTGGCGATGTCCGAAGGATTCCCGCGCGACCGCGCCGACCAGCTCGCCGCCGTCGCGTCCGGCCTCACCTCGCTGACCGCGGGTGCGTCCCGGATCTTCGAGGGCGGCGCCGTCAGTCAGACGGTTGTGGAGATGGAGCGGGGATTCCTCTTCCTCATGTCCATCTCCGACGGTTCGTCACTGGCCGTTCTGGCCCACCCGGACGCCGACATCGGTCTGGTCGGGTACGAGATGGCCCTCCTGGTCGATCGTGCGGGCACGGTCCTCACGCCCGACCTCCGCGCCGAACTCCAAGGCAGTCTGCTCCACTAG